The Daucus carota subsp. sativus chromosome 2, DH1 v3.0, whole genome shotgun sequence genome includes a window with the following:
- the LOC108206290 gene encoding uncharacterized protein LOC108206290, giving the protein MAIFKNFFSLFLVFLHLACFSFTSTRKRTKPTSSPLSLHSTSNSHSRLKLIKSHRAFSFLKHIFSSHSSKAVAQPGRTHPNPSIGSPCSSTRSLRHSSIFSVIPNHAFADDPEYPTRKTAGSIPDSEFSSDTVRNDIYPCQICGEIFQRPSVLEQHQSTRHAVSELVDGDSGKNIVLIIFNSGWTNRIKEPIIYRILKIHNGSRSLNRFEEYRESVKSKASRHGGTCRRDERCIADGNELLRFHCTTFLCDLGQNGNSSICNQQYCSVCGIIKSGFSSKLDGIATVSTSWRAHVAIPEDIEEEFSFLNLKRAMLVCRVIAGRVGCDPAVADKEDPGYDSLMGPGRVGEEDELLVYNPRAVLPCFVIVYTV; this is encoded by the coding sequence ATGGCTATTTTCAAGAACTTCTTTTCTTTGTTTCTGGTTTTCCTTCACTTGGCTTGCTTCAGCTTCACATCTACTCGAAAGAGGACGAAACCGACGTCGTCTCCTCTGTCGCTTCATTCGACAAGTAATTCTCATTCTCGTCTCAAGCTTATCAAATCGCATAGAGCGTTTTCGTTCTTGAAACATATTTTCTCTTCTCATTCGTCCAAAGCGGTTGCGCAACCGGGTCGGACCCACCCGAACCCGAGTATCGGGTCTCCATGTTCATCAACTCGTTCTCTACGCCATTCCTCTATTTTCTCGGTTATTCCGAACCATGCTTTTGCGGATGACCCGGAGTACCCGACCCGGAAAACCGCCGGGTCGATACCCGACTCCGAGTTCTCGTCCGACACGGTACGGAATGATATCTACCCTTGTCAAATTTGTGGAGAGATTTTCCAGCGGCCTAGTGTGCTGGAACAACACCAGTCCACTAGGCATGCGGTGTCTGAGCTGGTGGATGGTGATTCGGGGAAAAATATCGtgttgattatttttaattcggGTTGGACTAATCGGATCAAGGAACCGATTATTTATCGGATTCTGAAGATCCATAACGGTTCAAGATCTTTGAACCGTTTTGAAGAATATCGAGAAAGCGTGAAGTCCAAGGCATCTCGTCACGGCGGCACGTGTCGCCGTGACGAGAGGTGCATTGCTGATGGGAATGAGCTGCTAAGGTTCCATTGTACAACTTTCTTGTGTGATCTAGGGCAAAATGGTAATTCCAGCATTTGCAACCAGCAATACTGCAGTGTGTGCGGAATAATCAAAAGCGGATTCTCATCCAAGCTGGACGGGATCGCCACGGTGTCAACCAGCTGGAGAGCCCACGTGGCAATCCCTGAAGATATCGAAGAAGAGTTTAGCTTCTTAAATCTGAAGAGAGCAATGCTTGTGTGTCGGGTCATTGCGGGTCGGGTCGGGTGTGACCCGGCTGTGGCAGACAAAGAGGATCCGGGTTATGATTCGTTGATGGGTCCGGGTCGGGTCGGAGAAGAGGATGAGCTGTTAGTTTATAATCCGAGAGCTGTGCTTCCATGCTTTGTGATTGTTTATACAGTATGA